A single region of the Candidatus Methanomethylicota archaeon genome encodes:
- the mcrB gene encoding coenzyme-B sulfoethylthiotransferase subunit beta, with product MAKYSDKIDLYDDRGRLFDTNIPIEAISPLKNPAIQKIINNIKQFVAVNLEGIEKALAIGEVGGKFCIIRGRSLKLDLVKNAESIAEDLKKCLQVDPNDDTEVKAIKGGKYLLVKVPRKRLDAGVEYTTGVTAVAAALCCTIIEKFNVSIWDADLVHTAVWGRYPQTMDMLGGNVSSLLAVPQQNEGMGYALRNIPCAHIALITKRNAMNAAALATILEQTAMFEMGDAIGNFERYHLLGLAYQGLNANNLVYDLVKENGKDGTLGSVVISTVKRALEDGVIRPLSKMPSGYTLYTTDDVSKWNAYAAAGLLAATMVTCGAARAMQHVPSVLIYFNDLIERETGLPGVDFGRVAGTGVEMAFFSHSIYGGGNPAVFHGNHIVTRHSKGFAIPCVAAAVALDAGTTIYTPEKISGIVGEVLSEVPELREPLRYVNEAAVSIKGGV from the coding sequence ATGGCAAAATATTCAGATAAAATCGACCTATATGACGACCGTGGTAGACTTTTTGATACTAATATACCAATAGAAGCTATAAGTCCTCTAAAGAATCCAGCAATACAAAAAATAATTAATAATATAAAGCAATTTGTTGCAGTAAATTTAGAAGGTATAGAGAAGGCTTTAGCCATTGGTGAAGTTGGAGGAAAATTCTGTATAATAAGGGGAAGATCTCTAAAACTTGATTTAGTCAAAAATGCAGAAAGTATTGCAGAGGATTTGAAAAAATGTCTTCAAGTTGATCCAAATGATGATACAGAAGTTAAAGCAATAAAAGGAGGAAAATATTTACTTGTCAAAGTACCAAGGAAAAGATTAGATGCAGGGGTTGAATATACAACAGGTGTAACAGCTGTTGCTGCTGCTTTATGTTGTACAATAATTGAAAAATTCAATGTAAGCATATGGGATGCTGATCTTGTACACACTGCAGTTTGGGGTAGATATCCTCAAACTATGGATATGTTAGGAGGAAATGTTTCTTCTTTATTAGCAGTTCCTCAGCAAAATGAAGGTATGGGTTATGCATTAAGAAATATTCCATGTGCTCATATTGCACTTATAACAAAAAGGAATGCTATGAATGCTGCAGCACTTGCTACTATATTAGAGCAAACTGCTATGTTTGAAATGGGAGATGCAATTGGAAACTTTGAAAGATACCATCTATTAGGATTAGCATATCAAGGATTAAATGCTAATAATTTAGTTTATGATCTTGTAAAAGAAAATGGAAAAGATGGAACTCTTGGAAGTGTGGTAATTTCTACTGTTAAAAGAGCATTAGAAGATGGTGTAATAAGACCATTAAGTAAAATGCCTTCTGGATATACTCTGTATACTACAGATGATGTGAGTAAGTGGAATGCATATGCTGCTGCAGGATTATTGGCTGCAACTATGGTTACATGTGGTGCAGCTAGAGCAATGCAACATGTGCCCTCTGTTTTAATATACTTTAATGATTTAATTGAAAGAGAGACAGGTCTACCTGGTGTTGATTTTGGAAGAGTTGCAGGAACTGGTGTAGAAATGGCCTTCTTTAGCCACTCAATTTATGGAGGAGGAAATCCTGCAGTATTCCATGGAAATCACATAGTTACAAGACATAGTAAAGGTTTTGCCATACCATGTGTAGCTGCAGCTGTAGCTTTGGATGCTGGAACTACTATATACACTCCAGAAAAAATTAGTGGAATAGTTGGAGAAGTTTTAAGTGAAGTTCCTGAGTTGAGAGAACCATTGCGTTATGTAAATGAAGCTGCAGTTTCTATAAAAGGAGGTGTGTGA
- a CDS encoding DUF483 domain-containing protein, with protein sequence MKRGYLALKKIIETIFDISTLSPKEAREKYFNFPNFAEHIAKLFQEDRLFDIPERLNLQLEIVKSFNPPVRPALDPYTSLQIGIFNKNFSDWEIGRFLNYPNCCIKSFFEEVRYGFDEKHINELIKLDKNCIFITTAGFVPHSIFCTKSIQEGLSSIIKDYELINLRVLEIELAKALPHFHSEYQCHYYDILKFN encoded by the coding sequence ATGAAAAGAGGTTATTTAGCTTTAAAAAAAATTATTGAAACTATTTTTGATATTTCTACACTTTCACCTAAAGAAGCGAGAGAAAAATATTTTAATTTTCCTAACTTTGCAGAACATATTGCAAAATTATTTCAAGAAGATCGTCTTTTTGATATTCCTGAGAGATTAAATTTACAATTAGAAATTGTAAAATCTTTTAATCCACCTGTTCGTCCTGCTTTAGATCCTTATACATCATTACAAATTGGAATTTTTAATAAGAATTTTTCAGATTGGGAAATTGGAAGATTTTTGAATTATCCTAATTGTTGTATTAAGTCTTTTTTTGAAGAAGTACGATATGGCTTTGATGAGAAACATATTAATGAATTAATAAAATTAGATAAAAATTGCATTTTCATAACTACAGCTGGATTTGTTCCACATAGTATATTCTGTACTAAATCTATTCAAGAAGGATTGTCATCAATAATTAAAGATTATGAATTGATAAATTTAAGAGTGTTGGAAATAGAATTAGCAAAAGCTTTACCTCATTTTCATTCAGAATATCAATGTCATTATTATGATATCTTAAAATTTAACTGA
- a CDS encoding gamma carbonic anhydrase family protein gives MIKEWSGKKPLINPSVFIHETALVIGEVIIEEGTNIWPFAVLRGDIERIVIGKNVSIQDGAIIHTDYGFPTIIGDNCIIAHRCVIHGCKIGNNSLIGIGAIILNGAEIGDNCIIAAGALVPEGRKIPNNSVAMGVPAKIVRELSKEDEDRIIRTLEDYKKLVKHYQSSL, from the coding sequence ATGATTAAGGAGTGGAGTGGAAAAAAACCATTAATTAATCCTTCAGTATTTATTCATGAAACAGCTTTAGTAATAGGAGAAGTAATAATTGAAGAAGGAACAAACATTTGGCCTTTTGCAGTATTAAGAGGTGATATAGAAAGAATCGTAATTGGTAAAAATGTAAGTATACAAGATGGTGCTATAATTCATACAGATTATGGTTTTCCAACAATTATAGGAGATAATTGTATAATAGCACATAGATGTGTAATACATGGTTGTAAAATAGGAAACAATTCTTTAATTGGAATAGGAGCTATTATATTAAATGGAGCAGAAATAGGAGATAATTGTATAATAGCAGCAGGTGCACTTGTTCCAGAAGGAAGGAAAATACCAAATAATAGTGTAGCCATGGGAGTGCCAGCAAAAATTGTAAGAGAACTTAGTAAAGAAGATGAGGATAGAATCATAAGAACATTAGAAGATTATAAAAAATTAGTAAAACATTATCAAAGCTCTTTATAA
- a CDS encoding ABC transporter ATP-binding protein: MEDEIIIDSVTKIFKQNSQNLEVINGLSFNVSKGEFLCIVGPSGCGKTTLLKMICGLDFPTSGRILIRGVPPNPNIHKFGVIFQEDSLMPWRNVIDNVKFGLEIKGINEKEAIRIAEKYIDLVGLKGFEKYYPHQLSGGMKKRVAIARALAIDPDLILMDEPFADLDAQTRSFMQKELLRIWSGLNKTVIFITHNVEEAVFLAQRVIILTKRPSKTKAIIKIDLPYPRDRLSPPFISYREKILKMFHEEIWG; this comes from the coding sequence TTGGAAGATGAAATTATCATAGATTCAGTTACTAAAATATTTAAGCAAAATTCTCAAAATTTAGAAGTAATAAATGGTCTTTCTTTTAATGTTAGTAAAGGTGAATTTTTATGTATTGTAGGTCCTTCAGGTTGTGGAAAAACTACTTTATTAAAAATGATATGTGGACTAGATTTTCCAACTTCAGGTAGAATTCTTATAAGAGGTGTACCTCCTAATCCTAATATTCATAAATTTGGCGTTATATTTCAAGAAGACTCATTAATGCCTTGGAGAAATGTTATTGATAATGTAAAATTTGGATTAGAGATAAAGGGGATAAATGAAAAAGAAGCTATTAGAATTGCTGAAAAATATATTGATTTAGTTGGACTAAAAGGTTTTGAGAAGTATTATCCTCATCAATTATCAGGAGGAATGAAGAAAAGAGTGGCAATTGCTAGAGCTTTAGCAATAGATCCAGATTTAATATTAATGGATGAACCTTTTGCAGATCTTGATGCTCAAACTAGATCTTTTATGCAAAAAGAGCTTCTTAGGATATGGTCTGGATTAAATAAGACTGTAATATTTATAACACATAATGTAGAAGAAGCAGTTTTTTTAGCTCAAAGAGTTATTATTTTAACAAAACGTCCTAGTAAAACTAAAGCAATAATAAAAATAGATTTACCATATCCAAGAGATAGATTAAGCCCTCCATTCATTTCTTATAGAGAGAAAATATTGAAAATGTTTCATGAAGAGATATGGGGGTGA
- the mcrA gene encoding coenzyme-B sulfoethylthiotransferase subunit alpha, which translates to MSEEKMFIEALRRKFKEAPEEKYTKFYIYDGWKQSKRKREFVEIAQKIAKERGIPFYNPDLHLGGIPLGQRVLMPYRLSGTDIYCEGDDLHFINNAAMQQMWHDIRRTVIVGLDAAHMVLTKRLGKEVTPETINHYLEVLNHALPGAAVVQEHMVETHPGLVSDSYVKVFTGDDELADEIDDRFLIDINKEFPPDHAAQLKAAIGKRLYQVCRMPTIVAMTCDGATMSRWAAMQISMSMINAYKLMAGEAAVGEFAFAAKHAELIEMGTLLPWRRARGPNEPGGIPLGYVADICQASRVKPDDPVWVALEAISMGAVLYDQFWFGSYMSGGVGFTQYATCTYTDNILDDFCYYGADYVKKKYGGFAKVKPSWDIIKDIATEVSIYGLEQYERYPALMETHFGGSQRAAVVAAAAGVSVALATGHATAGVNGWYLSQLLHKEEMGRLGFYGYDCQDQCGSANSFSWRSDEGLVFNLRGVNYPNYAMNVGHQSAYTGIVSAAHGGRGDAWTTNPLIKVAFADKDLKFDFTHPRLCFGKGALREFMPAGERDLIIPSH; encoded by the coding sequence ATGAGTGAAGAAAAAATGTTTATAGAGGCTTTGAGAAGAAAATTTAAAGAAGCTCCTGAAGAAAAATATACAAAATTCTATATATATGATGGATGGAAACAATCAAAAAGGAAAAGAGAATTCGTAGAAATTGCTCAAAAAATTGCGAAAGAAAGAGGAATTCCATTTTATAATCCAGACCTTCACTTAGGTGGCATACCTTTAGGACAAAGAGTTTTAATGCCATATCGTTTATCAGGAACAGATATTTATTGTGAAGGAGATGATCTTCACTTTATTAATAATGCTGCAATGCAACAAATGTGGCATGATATCAGACGTACAGTTATAGTAGGTCTTGATGCAGCACATATGGTTCTAACAAAGAGACTTGGTAAAGAAGTAACTCCTGAAACTATAAATCACTACTTAGAAGTTTTAAATCATGCTCTACCTGGTGCTGCAGTAGTTCAAGAACATATGGTAGAAACTCATCCTGGATTAGTCTCAGATAGTTATGTTAAAGTATTTACTGGTGATGATGAATTAGCTGATGAAATTGATGATAGATTCTTAATAGATATTAATAAAGAATTTCCACCAGATCATGCTGCACAATTAAAAGCTGCTATTGGCAAACGATTATATCAAGTTTGTAGAATGCCCACAATTGTAGCCATGACATGTGATGGTGCTACAATGTCAAGATGGGCAGCTATGCAAATTTCAATGTCTATGATTAATGCTTATAAGTTAATGGCAGGTGAAGCTGCAGTAGGAGAATTTGCATTTGCCGCAAAACATGCAGAACTAATTGAAATGGGCACATTACTACCTTGGAGAAGAGCAAGAGGTCCTAATGAACCTGGAGGAATTCCATTAGGCTATGTTGCAGATATATGTCAAGCTTCAAGAGTTAAACCAGATGATCCTGTTTGGGTGGCTTTAGAAGCCATATCCATGGGAGCAGTACTTTATGATCAATTCTGGTTTGGTAGTTATATGTCTGGTGGTGTAGGCTTTACACAATATGCAACTTGTACTTATACAGACAATATATTAGATGATTTCTGTTACTATGGTGCAGACTATGTAAAGAAGAAATATGGTGGATTTGCAAAAGTTAAACCAAGTTGGGATATAATTAAAGATATAGCAACAGAAGTATCAATTTATGGATTAGAACAATATGAGAGATATCCTGCATTAATGGAGACTCACTTTGGTGGTTCTCAAAGAGCTGCAGTTGTAGCAGCTGCAGCAGGTGTATCTGTGGCTCTTGCAACTGGTCATGCTACAGCTGGTGTAAATGGTTGGTACTTAAGTCAATTATTACATAAAGAAGAAATGGGAAGATTAGGATTTTATGGTTACGACTGTCAAGATCAATGTGGCTCAGCAAATAGCTTCTCTTGGAGAAGTGATGAAGGACTAGTATTTAACTTAAGAGGAGTTAACTATCCAAACTATGCTATGAATGTAGGTCATCAATCAGCTTATACTGGAATAGTTTCAGCTGCTCATGGTGGAAGAGGTGACGCTTGGACAACAAATCCATTAATAAAGGTTGCTTTTGCTGATAAAGACTTGAAATTTGATTTTACACATCCAAGACTTTGCTTTGGAAAAGGTGCTCTTAGAGAATTCATGCCTGCAGGAGAAAGAGATCTAATAATACCAAGTCATTAA
- a CDS encoding ABC transporter substrate-binding protein translates to MKKSTIVLLIILLVLIISVSVYVIPSIFHEKEKIRIGYLTGDLHHLALFVAIANNYFAEKGLEVELYEYVNGPTLMQHFVAGELDFAYVGTPPALTARASGIGTNNPYLPVVISSGNVEGSALVVNPNIIKSISDLNNKKIATPGTGTIQDILLTIYANKNNIELTKYPGRIADLVLQYGRGEIDGFIGWEPYPSLAIYQYNASILLTSHDIMPNHQCCVLVTTEKIYNTRPDLVAKVVSVHNTAIDFILNNPIAAKNIAINKTKLPEQVVEMALSRIKFTKTVDVESIKTFLSEMISLGIIKNIDKNQIDVFIKDFVRQGS, encoded by the coding sequence ATGAAAAAAAGTACAATTGTATTATTAATTATCCTTTTAGTACTAATAATTTCAGTTAGTGTATATGTAATACCTTCTATTTTTCATGAAAAAGAAAAAATAAGAATTGGCTATCTCACTGGTGATTTGCATCATTTAGCTTTATTTGTAGCTATAGCCAATAATTATTTTGCAGAAAAAGGTTTAGAAGTAGAACTATATGAGTATGTTAATGGCCCAACACTTATGCAACATTTTGTTGCAGGAGAGCTTGATTTCGCATATGTAGGTACACCACCAGCATTAACTGCAAGAGCTAGTGGTATTGGAACCAATAATCCTTATCTTCCTGTAGTAATAAGTTCTGGTAATGTAGAAGGATCTGCACTTGTAGTAAACCCAAATATTATAAAGAGTATTAGCGATTTAAATAATAAGAAAATTGCAACTCCAGGTACTGGAACAATTCAAGATATTTTATTAACAATTTACGCTAATAAAAATAATATAGAATTAACAAAGTATCCTGGAAGAATTGCTGATTTAGTATTACAATATGGTAGAGGTGAAATAGATGGATTTATTGGATGGGAGCCATATCCATCTTTAGCTATATATCAATATAATGCTTCAATTCTGCTAACATCTCATGATATTATGCCAAATCATCAATGTTGTGTTTTAGTAACAACAGAAAAAATATATAATACTCGTCCAGACTTGGTTGCAAAAGTTGTTTCTGTGCATAATACTGCAATAGATTTTATATTGAATAATCCAATAGCTGCTAAAAATATTGCTATTAATAAAACAAAACTTCCTGAGCAAGTAGTAGAAATGGCACTATCAAGAATAAAATTCACAAAAACTGTAGATGTTGAAAGTATTAAAACATTTCTTAGTGAAATGATATCTTTGGGAATAATTAAGAATATTGATAAAAATCAAATAGATGTATTCATAAAAGATTTTGTAAGACAAGGGAGTTAA
- a CDS encoding ABC transporter permease, whose protein sequence is MNKRTFYPFLYSSISILVFLIIWEIFAKFLSNPYFPGPLSVLNALIRIAIFGDIDGYTLIIHIYASLERVMIGFFIAIITGVPLGLLIGIFPIIRSLSLPIIEPIRFIPPIAWIPLSIILLVGMSRYAFLIWIGAFFPILLNTIAGVKRTSVTLIQMAKTFGATKNQIITKVILPSSLPETMTGLRVGLGVGWMCIVAAEMIGGDPVGLGRLIIKYANLLQTDVVIAGMISIGIIGLCINYIILSLEKRMFKWRVEITT, encoded by the coding sequence TTGAATAAAAGAACTTTTTATCCCTTTCTCTATAGCTCAATTTCAATATTAGTATTTTTAATTATATGGGAAATTTTTGCTAAATTTTTATCAAATCCATATTTTCCTGGCCCTTTATCTGTTTTAAATGCACTAATTAGAATTGCAATATTTGGAGATATAGATGGATATACTTTAATAATTCATATCTATGCAAGTCTAGAAAGAGTTATGATTGGATTCTTTATTGCAATAATAACAGGAGTACCTTTAGGATTGCTTATTGGAATTTTTCCTATTATTAGATCGCTTTCTCTTCCAATTATAGAGCCTATTCGTTTTATACCTCCAATAGCTTGGATACCTTTATCCATAATTTTACTTGTAGGAATGTCAAGATATGCTTTCTTAATATGGATTGGAGCATTTTTTCCAATTTTATTGAATACTATAGCTGGTGTAAAGAGAACATCTGTAACACTTATTCAAATGGCAAAGACTTTTGGTGCAACTAAAAATCAGATTATTACAAAAGTTATACTTCCTAGTTCATTACCAGAAACTATGACTGGATTGAGAGTTGGACTTGGAGTAGGTTGGATGTGTATTGTTGCTGCTGAAATGATAGGCGGTGATCCAGTAGGATTAGGAAGATTAATAATAAAATATGCAAATCTTCTTCAAACAGATGTTGTAATAGCTGGAATGATATCTATAGGAATTATAGGTTTATGTATTAATTATATAATACTTTCTTTAGAAAAAAGAATGTTTAAATGGAGAGTTGAAATAACTACATAG
- the mcrG gene encoding coenzyme-B sulfoethylthiotransferase subunit gamma, with product MVEYTPQYYPGSSAIAANRRKYINPNYKLEKLRSISDEDLVRILGHRAPGEAYKSVHPPLEEMGEPDCPIRQLVEPTPGAKAGDRIRYVQFTDSVYFAPLTPYMRAWMGHYRYRGVDIGVLSGRVPLEARERDLEKVAKELIETEVFDPARVGIRGATVHGHALRLDENGLMFDALRRYQYDKTTGEVIYIKDQVGVPLDKPISLGKPMPEEELRKRTSEFRVDGISFRTDNELIQFIQRIHMLRTEAGFNPNKIKGI from the coding sequence TTGGTAGAATATACTCCTCAATATTATCCTGGATCTTCAGCTATAGCTGCTAATAGAAGAAAGTATATTAATCCAAATTATAAATTGGAAAAACTAAGATCAATAAGTGATGAGGATTTAGTTAGAATATTAGGTCATAGAGCTCCAGGAGAAGCTTATAAAAGTGTTCATCCACCTCTTGAAGAAATGGGAGAGCCAGATTGTCCAATTAGACAATTAGTTGAACCTACACCAGGTGCAAAAGCAGGAGATAGAATTCGATATGTTCAATTTACAGACTCAGTATACTTCGCTCCATTGACACCATACATGAGAGCATGGATGGGGCATTATAGATATCGTGGAGTAGATATTGGAGTTCTCTCTGGTAGAGTACCATTAGAAGCAAGAGAACGTGATTTAGAAAAAGTAGCAAAAGAACTTATTGAAACTGAAGTCTTTGATCCAGCAAGAGTGGGAATTAGAGGAGCTACAGTACATGGGCATGCTTTAAGATTAGATGAAAATGGACTAATGTTTGATGCATTACGAAGATATCAATATGATAAAACTACTGGTGAAGTAATATATATTAAGGATCAAGTAGGCGTACCTTTAGATAAACCAATTTCATTAGGAAAGCCTATGCCTGAAGAAGAATTAAGAAAAAGGACAAGTGAATTCAGAGTTGATGGTATAAGTTTTAGAACGGATAATGAATTAATTCAGTTTATACAAAGAATTCATATGTTAAGAACAGAAGCAGGTTTTAATCCAAATAAAATTAAAGGAATATAG
- a CDS encoding DUF2124 family protein: protein MEEILVDKGLSGLSRCFRKAITESNKTGKLLFVGSPFTCLPFAEFLTYSIRDLPIKTYFSPNGDLDKIIEIIAKEGIGYTIGKIEGIKDFEIVVLLGGLAMPKSQVDPILLKEKLEKVSKLDYVIGVCFQGVMNRPEWIDTFKFKYFIDSDISRVSLFKVRKND from the coding sequence ATGGAAGAAATTCTTGTAGATAAAGGACTCTCTGGTTTAAGTAGATGTTTTAGAAAAGCAATAACTGAAAGTAATAAAACAGGAAAATTATTATTTGTTGGGTCTCCTTTTACATGTTTACCATTTGCTGAATTTTTAACATATAGTATAAGAGATTTGCCAATAAAAACATATTTTTCACCAAATGGAGATTTAGATAAAATTATTGAAATTATAGCAAAAGAAGGAATTGGATATACAATAGGAAAAATTGAAGGAATAAAGGATTTTGAAATTGTAGTATTATTAGGTGGACTTGCTATGCCAAAATCTCAAGTTGATCCTATTTTATTAAAAGAAAAATTAGAAAAAGTGAGTAAACTTGATTATGTCATAGGAGTATGTTTTCAAGGAGTTATGAATAGACCAGAATGGATTGACACATTTAAGTTTAAATACTTTATAGACTCTGATATTTCACGTGTTTCATTATTTAAAGTGAGAAAAAATGATTAA
- a CDS encoding transketolase C-terminal domain-containing protein: protein MKRLALSGNHAVAYAVKMADVDVIAAYPITPQTPIVEKLSEFVADGLLDAEYINVESEHSAISACIGASLTGARTFTATSSQGLAYMHEVLFMASSLRTSIVMANVNRALSHPLNIWNDHSDAMAERDVGWIQFWVNSVQEAFDTTIQAFKIAEEVLLPVMINLDGFILSHVYEALILPNEELVKEFIPPKILFNRVSPKLSYTIGVVGPPEYYYEMKYQTLDAVERSRNNINEVNREFEEIFGRKYGNIHKYMMDDAEYALITMGAVTGTAIMVANSLRKEGEKVGVISIRCFRPFPKEEIVKALSEVKSIGVLDRALTPGGIGHPLFTEIAATLYSSSKNIPLQSFVAGLGGRDISIDDFKLMFKIIKEAKLLGKTKPCIYIGLRE, encoded by the coding sequence ATGAAAAGATTAGCTTTAAGTGGAAATCATGCAGTTGCTTATGCTGTAAAAATGGCAGATGTAGATGTAATAGCAGCTTATCCTATAACACCACAAACACCAATTGTAGAAAAACTTTCAGAATTTGTAGCAGATGGTCTTTTAGATGCTGAATATATAAATGTAGAATCTGAACATTCTGCTATAAGTGCATGTATTGGAGCATCATTAACTGGTGCAAGAACATTTACTGCAACTTCATCACAAGGTCTTGCATATATGCATGAAGTATTATTCATGGCTTCATCACTTAGAACTTCAATTGTAATGGCAAATGTAAACAGAGCTCTTTCTCATCCATTGAATATTTGGAATGATCATTCAGATGCTATGGCAGAAAGAGATGTAGGATGGATACAATTTTGGGTGAATTCTGTTCAAGAGGCATTTGATACTACTATTCAAGCATTTAAAATTGCTGAAGAAGTGTTATTACCAGTAATGATAAATTTAGATGGTTTTATATTAAGTCATGTATATGAAGCTTTAATTTTACCAAATGAAGAATTAGTAAAAGAGTTTATTCCTCCAAAGATTTTATTCAATAGAGTTTCTCCTAAACTTTCATATACAATAGGGGTTGTTGGACCGCCAGAATATTATTATGAAATGAAGTATCAAACATTAGATGCTGTTGAAAGAAGTAGGAATAACATAAATGAAGTAAATAGAGAATTTGAAGAAATATTTGGAAGAAAATATGGAAATATTCATAAATATATGATGGATGATGCTGAATATGCATTAATTACCATGGGTGCTGTAACTGGTACTGCGATTATGGTTGCTAATTCTCTTAGAAAAGAAGGAGAGAAAGTTGGTGTAATTTCTATTAGATGTTTTCGTCCATTTCCAAAAGAAGAAATTGTAAAAGCATTAAGTGAAGTGAAGAGTATAGGAGTTTTAGATAGAGCTTTGACACCGGGAGGGATTGGTCATCCATTATTTACAGAAATAGCTGCAACGCTATATAGCTCATCAAAAAATATTCCACTACAAAGTTTTGTTGCAGGATTAGGAGGAAGAGATATTAGTATTGATGATTTTAAGCTTATGTTTAAAATAATAAAAGAAGCAAAATTGTTAGGAAAAACTAAACCATGTATATATATAGGATTAAGGGAGTGA
- a CDS encoding helix-turn-helix domain-containing protein: MIEKSSYEELMEALLISNEAFSSTLRSIMKRRKISLKELSQGCGIPISTLNKIISEARDLRVSTFRAIINYFKSLENPSSDIVIGVIAARVCLDTLSKHQIIIKGKKVLIKEYPVATIEDAIINAIKATQDKVHGIVCAPIVASIIEKFIKVPIVSIKVGEENVLESIDILVDKILSQQSS, encoded by the coding sequence ATGATAGAAAAAAGTTCATATGAAGAACTCATGGAAGCTCTTTTAATTTCTAATGAAGCATTTTCCTCAACTTTACGTTCAATTATGAAGCGAAGGAAAATTTCATTAAAAGAATTAAGTCAAGGATGTGGAATACCAATTAGTACATTAAATAAAATAATAAGTGAAGCAAGAGATTTGAGAGTTTCTACATTCAGAGCTATAATTAATTATTTTAAATCATTAGAAAATCCTTCTTCTGATATAGTTATTGGTGTAATAGCTGCGAGGGTTTGTTTAGATACTCTTTCAAAGCATCAAATAATTATTAAAGGTAAAAAAGTTCTAATTAAAGAATATCCAGTAGCAACTATTGAAGATGCAATTATTAATGCAATAAAAGCTACACAAGATAAAGTTCATGGAATTGTTTGTGCACCTATTGTTGCAAGTATAATTGAAAAATTCATAAAAGTGCCCATAGTTTCTATAAAAGTTGGTGAAGAGAACGTATTAGAATCGATTGATATACTTGTAGATAAAATACTTTCACAACAATCTTCATAA
- a CDS encoding 4Fe-4S binding protein: MKNWKELPIGAMIIEPGNSIEYNVSQWRVFRPYLDKDKCTKCGLCWIYCPEGAIVKKDDGTYEINLLFCKGCGICQRSCNVKAITMVKEE; encoded by the coding sequence ATGAAGAATTGGAAAGAATTACCAATAGGCGCTATGATAATTGAGCCAGGTAATTCAATAGAATATAATGTTAGTCAATGGAGAGTTTTTAGACCATATTTAGATAAAGATAAATGTACTAAATGTGGATTATGTTGGATATATTGCCCTGAAGGGGCTATTGTTAAAAAAGATGATGGAACTTATGAAATAAATCTATTATTTTGTAAAGGTTGTGGAATTTGTCAAAGAAGTTGTAATGTAAAGGCTATAACAATGGTAAAGGAGGAATAA
- a CDS encoding pyruvate ferredoxin oxidoreductase subunit gamma, with translation MLEIRWHGRGGQGVVTAAEILATAVINEGKYAQAFAAFGPERRGAPVLAFTRINDSEILLRTQIYEPDIVVVLDQSLFNDSEIGKGLKKGGIAVVNSSKNSEEIFTLFPNASKIAIVDATNIAIEILGVAVTNTSILGALVRATNIVKIESIEKVLKERFKGSVAEKNIKAVRESFNQTLIYNRG, from the coding sequence ATGTTGGAGATCAGATGGCATGGAAGAGGAGGACAAGGAGTAGTCACTGCTGCAGAAATTTTAGCTACTGCTGTAATAAATGAAGGAAAATATGCACAAGCATTTGCAGCTTTTGGCCCTGAAAGAAGAGGAGCACCAGTACTTGCTTTTACAAGAATTAATGATAGTGAGATTCTTTTAAGAACACAAATTTATGAGCCAGATATTGTAGTAGTATTAGATCAAAGCTTATTTAATGATAGTGAAATTGGAAAAGGATTGAAAAAAGGAGGAATAGCTGTAGTTAATTCTTCAAAGAATTCAGAAGAAATATTTACTTTATTTCCAAATGCAAGTAAAATAGCCATAGTTGATGCTACTAATATTGCAATAGAGATATTGGGAGTGGCTGTTACAAATACTTCAATATTAGGAGCTTTAGTAAGAGCTACGAATATAGTTAAAATAGAAAGTATTGAAAAAGTTTTGAAAGAAAGATTCAAAGGAAGTGTTGCAGAGAAAAATATTAAAGCAGTAAGAGAGTCTTTCAATCAAACTTTAATTTATAATAGAGGATGA